The following are encoded together in the Candidatus Omnitrophota bacterium genome:
- a CDS encoding bifunctional oligoribonuclease/PAP phosphatase NrnA, with product MTSFNVITDYRRVKDAILRSSNIAIASHINPDGDSIGSLLALGLGIEKLGKKVHLISSDGVPKRYRSLPGASRIKNKINEQPDLAIAVDCSNKEILGKTYGRSFRSAKEVLEIDHHEFRRPFGTIALIDKKSAAVGELIYQLLKKLRVGITKDIAHNLLTSIIVETNSFRLPTVKPLTFEICTDLIKKNVDFHKLAETVYWSRTRQSVILSGICMKRCKFLKNGSLAWSIIRKKDFEMVDGSDEDVDTVADEIRSIQEVEIAILFREKNKKHLRVSLRSKGRLNIASIAEKYGGGGHFDIAGCYIPNNIKYIKDVISMARHILG from the coding sequence ATGACTAGCTTTAACGTAATAACAGATTACAGAAGAGTAAAAGACGCGATCTTAAGGTCGAGTAATATTGCTATAGCCAGCCATATTAACCCGGATGGAGACTCAATAGGCTCTCTTCTGGCCCTGGGTTTAGGGATAGAGAAGCTTGGTAAAAAAGTCCATCTCATTAGCTCTGATGGCGTCCCCAAGCGTTACCGTTCATTGCCCGGGGCATCGCGTATTAAAAATAAAATAAACGAACAGCCTGATTTGGCGATTGCGGTAGACTGCAGCAATAAAGAAATATTAGGAAAAACATATGGGCGAAGTTTTAGGTCGGCAAAAGAAGTCCTTGAGATTGACCATCATGAATTCAGGCGCCCATTTGGGACAATTGCGCTTATTGATAAAAAATCCGCCGCCGTAGGAGAATTAATATACCAGCTGCTCAAAAAATTAAGAGTAGGAATCACCAAAGATATCGCCCACAACTTGCTTACTTCCATAATCGTAGAAACCAATTCCTTCAGGCTGCCTACGGTAAAACCCCTTACTTTTGAGATTTGTACTGACCTCATAAAGAAAAACGTAGATTTCCATAAATTAGCCGAAACAGTTTATTGGTCACGGACCCGCCAATCAGTAATATTAAGCGGCATATGCATGAAAAGATGCAAGTTCCTTAAAAACGGCAGCCTTGCATGGTCAATAATCAGGAAGAAAGATTTTGAGATGGTTGACGGCAGCGATGAAGACGTAGATACTGTCGCCGATGAGATCCGCTCAATACAGGAAGTCGAAATCGCGATTTTGTTCCGTGAGAAAAACAAAAAGCACCTGCGCGTTAGCCTGCGCTCAAAAGGCAGGCTGAATATAGCCTCAATTGCCGAGAAATATGGGGGAGGGGGGCATTTCGATATAGCAGGCTGCTACATACCTAATAACATAAAGTATATTAAAGACGTGATCAGTATGGCCAGGCATATACTTGGCTAA
- a CDS encoding YjbQ family protein — MKSYSEHLLFNTPERIAFINITPQIESALKKSKIQEGFCLVNAMHITSSVFINDDEEGLHKDFSSWLEKLAPHDPSRYNHNLTGEDNADAHLKRTIMGREIVIAVTKGKLDFGPWEQAFYGEFDGKRKKRVLIKIIGE; from the coding sequence ATGAAAAGCTACAGTGAGCATCTTTTGTTTAATACTCCTGAACGCATCGCATTCATAAATATCACTCCCCAAATAGAATCTGCCCTTAAAAAAAGTAAAATTCAGGAAGGCTTTTGCCTTGTCAACGCAATGCATATCACTTCAAGCGTATTTATTAATGACGATGAAGAGGGCCTGCACAAAGATTTTTCCTCATGGCTTGAGAAGCTTGCTCCTCATGATCCATCCAGATATAATCATAACCTGACAGGTGAAGATAATGCCGATGCCCATTTAAAAAGAACAATTATGGGTAGAGAGATAGTCATTGCGGTAACCAAAGGGAAACTCGATTTTGGCCCCTGGGAACAGGCATTTTATGGGGAGTTTGACGGAAAAAGAAAGAAAAGGGTATTAATAAAGATAATAGGGGAGTAG
- the lexA gene encoding transcriptional repressor LexA encodes MLTNDLTTKQQKVLEFIKNRIEEQNIPPTIREIAAEFGFSSTGTVRDYLNALQNKGYLKRASYKSRHIDLAKSNINKIPIIGTIAAGSPSLAYEDIQGYVDPYDLYLGRLSYNDVFALKVKGDSMVDAGILEDDIAIIKKQPLAHNNDIIAALLDNNEVTLKIFKNTGSHIYLEPANVNYQPIRKNFSVIGKLISLLRKYR; translated from the coding sequence ATGCTAACGAATGACTTAACTACAAAACAACAGAAAGTGCTGGAGTTTATAAAAAACAGGATAGAGGAACAAAATATTCCTCCGACAATAAGGGAGATCGCGGCTGAATTCGGGTTTAGCTCAACCGGTACAGTACGTGACTATTTGAACGCATTGCAAAATAAAGGCTATTTAAAACGCGCCAGTTACAAATCCCGCCATATAGACCTGGCAAAAAGCAACATTAATAAGATACCGATTATAGGCACGATTGCCGCAGGAAGCCCCAGCTTAGCTTATGAAGATATCCAGGGATACGTTGACCCTTATGACTTATACTTAGGAAGGCTTAGTTATAATGATGTGTTTGCCTTAAAAGTCAAAGGCGACAGCATGGTTGATGCCGGCATACTTGAAGATGACATTGCTATCATCAAAAAACAACCGCTTGCGCATAACAATGATATAATCGCAGCATTACTTGATAATAATGAGGTAACACTAAAGATATTCAAGAATACAGGCAGCCATATTTATCTTGAGCCGGCTAATGTAAACTATCAGCCAATCCGCAAGAATTTCAGCGTAATTGGCAAGCTAATCAGCTTACTAAGGAAATATCGGTGA
- a CDS encoding small basic protein: MSIHPSLGSTGGIKKQRSVLKRSERLKIMLEKDQWKEGQEIFGLPKIKTLKIKIKKEKAEKAEGAEAAAGGAAPAGAAAAAPAEKAQGAASKTAPKAAASKTQK, encoded by the coding sequence ATGTCAATTCATCCATCACTCGGTTCAACCGGAGGAATCAAAAAACAAAGATCCGTATTAAAGCGCTCAGAACGCCTTAAAATCATGCTTGAAAAAGATCAGTGGAAAGAGGGCCAGGAGATATTCGGCCTGCCTAAAATCAAGACCCTAAAGATCAAGATCAAGAAAGAGAAGGCGGAGAAAGCTGAAGGCGCGGAAGCCGCTGCAGGCGGAGCTGCTCCAGCCGGCGCAGCAGCCGCAGCCCCGGCTGAAAAAGCACAAGGCGCTGCATCCAAAACTGCACCTAAAGCTGCAGCTTCAAAAACCCAGAAATAA
- a CDS encoding AAA family ATPase produces MYCEFYNLKELPFNVTSDPSFFFLSSKHKEALSHLLYGVSQRKGIMVVTGEIGTGKTTLCRYFLNQLMNNVKTALILNPYFSQMQLLEAILKDFGVNPRGRTKFSMIWELNDFLIKESESGNNVVLIIDEAQNLKPQALEQIRLLSNLETEKDKLLQIILVGQPELNDKLELYNLRQLQQRIVVRYHIKPLDKDEVGSYIEHRLKLCGDQHKVSFNEDAIKHITDFSAGTPRLINILCDRALLAGFASESYMIDEGIIKRCVDELDKYFKAYR; encoded by the coding sequence ATGTATTGTGAATTTTATAATCTGAAAGAGCTCCCTTTCAATGTAACATCGGACCCTTCTTTTTTCTTCCTGAGCTCAAAGCATAAAGAGGCCCTCTCTCACCTTCTGTACGGAGTTTCTCAGCGTAAAGGTATAATGGTTGTGACTGGCGAAATTGGCACAGGCAAGACTACTCTTTGCAGGTATTTTCTTAACCAGCTGATGAATAATGTAAAGACAGCTTTAATATTAAATCCTTATTTCTCTCAAATGCAGCTTCTGGAAGCCATACTTAAAGATTTTGGTGTTAACCCGCGCGGCAGGACAAAGTTTTCTATGATCTGGGAATTAAATGATTTTTTAATCAAAGAATCTGAATCCGGCAATAACGTTGTCTTAATAATCGATGAGGCGCAGAATTTAAAACCTCAGGCCCTTGAGCAGATCCGCCTTCTATCTAATCTTGAGACAGAAAAAGACAAATTGCTTCAGATTATATTAGTCGGACAGCCCGAATTAAATGATAAGCTTGAGCTTTATAATTTAAGGCAGCTGCAGCAAAGGATCGTTGTCAGGTATCATATCAAGCCTTTAGATAAAGATGAAGTCGGAAGTTATATTGAGCATAGGCTGAAACTTTGCGGCGATCAACATAAGGTTAGCTTTAATGAAGACGCAATCAAGCATATCACTGATTTTTCTGCAGGTACCCCCCGTCTTATAAATATACTATGTGACCGTGCTCTGCTTGCCGGATTTGCTTCTGAATCATACATGATTGATGAAGGTATTATAAAAAGATGCGTAGATGAACTGGACAAATACTTCAAAGCTTACAGATAA
- a CDS encoding PilZ domain-containing protein — protein sequence MIYFCLIRGKATVPPNIKMETVKINKRQFPRIDLNAPLKFAIRGSPRIYTATLKDISAGGIRFLSDRFIAPSSNLMLETRILSSAINPVGRVAWSNPIPHSNNYNVGVEFQEIELKQRNFIKDFIQLETVIA from the coding sequence ATGATATATTTTTGCTTAATAAGAGGAAAAGCCACGGTTCCTCCAAACATAAAAATGGAGACTGTTAAAATTAATAAGAGGCAATTTCCTCGCATTGATCTTAATGCTCCCTTGAAATTCGCAATAAGAGGTTCTCCCCGCATTTATACTGCAACTTTAAAAGATATAAGCGCGGGGGGCATACGCTTTTTAAGCGACAGGTTTATTGCGCCTTCTTCGAACCTAATGCTGGAGACCAGGATATTATCAAGCGCGATCAATCCGGTAGGAAGAGTTGCCTGGTCTAACCCTATACCACATTCAAATAATTACAACGTAGGGGTGGAATTTCAGGAAATAGAATTAAAACAAAGGAATTTTATCAAGGATTTCATACAACTAGAAACAGTTATAGCTTAA
- a CDS encoding PilZ domain-containing protein, with product MNKTGKERRQYPRVTATLPFRVIANGYDFATSTENVSCIGAYCHVDKYIPPFTKVAVDISLPPGNKRLKKNAPLKCTGVIVRTEDDTNGGFKIAIFFNDIKDEQKKKISEYLSHFYSNPS from the coding sequence ATGAATAAAACAGGCAAAGAAAGAAGGCAATACCCGCGCGTTACGGCAACATTACCGTTTAGAGTCATTGCAAACGGTTATGATTTTGCTACCAGTACTGAAAACGTAAGCTGTATAGGCGCATATTGCCACGTTGATAAATATATCCCTCCATTTACTAAAGTGGCCGTAGATATATCCCTGCCCCCAGGAAATAAACGGCTTAAGAAGAATGCTCCTCTTAAATGCACCGGGGTTATAGTCAGGACAGAAGACGACACTAATGGCGGTTTTAAAATCGCTATTTTCTTCAATGACATAAAAGATGAGCAGAAGAAAAAGATTTCAGAGTACCTAAGCCATTTCTATTCAAACCCTTCATAA
- a CDS encoding SPOR domain-containing protein, producing MDTNDNSQLDFFSQSEETINHKNTRRPFMSYIRGYEKNIILIIVFMTVAITAYGLGVMHGRNIAASGIDTEQRADIQKAESILAPEKQVKSPAREIASSVKTDTPVKLQNAETKQQPVIQEGIYTIQVASFTNSSAAKKEAERLRKNGHTPVIQSKGKYTVVFIGSFTTKENAKTELSKLQKQYTDCFIRRL from the coding sequence ATGGATACAAACGACAATTCACAATTAGATTTTTTCTCCCAATCCGAAGAAACTATTAACCATAAAAACACAAGAAGGCCGTTTATGAGTTATATCCGAGGATATGAGAAAAACATTATATTAATAATTGTTTTTATGACCGTTGCAATAACAGCATATGGCTTAGGAGTCATGCACGGCAGGAATATTGCGGCTTCAGGCATAGATACAGAACAGAGGGCCGATATACAGAAAGCAGAATCAATTTTAGCCCCGGAAAAGCAGGTTAAGAGTCCGGCTCGAGAAATAGCTTCTTCTGTAAAAACAGACACGCCAGTTAAATTGCAAAATGCCGAAACAAAGCAACAGCCAGTTATCCAGGAAGGCATTTATACTATACAAGTGGCTAGTTTTACAAACAGCTCCGCGGCAAAAAAGGAAGCGGAAAGGCTGAGAAAAAACGGCCATACACCGGTCATTCAATCAAAAGGTAAATATACGGTTGTGTTTATCGGCAGTTTTACAACCAAAGAAAACGCAAAAACTGAACTTTCAAAACTACAAAAACAATATACAGACTGTTTTATAAGGAGGTTATAA
- a CDS encoding DUF2062 domain-containing protein — MDNQNNKSKEKRSLLDLWQALYSKIFKINDSPEKIALGLGIGVFAGLTPTIGPLTAIFIAVILRANRASALLGVLLTNTWLSLLTFILSIKVGAALLGLQWENIYYDWVYFLKTFHLADLFKMSIIKIAIPVVIGYLIMALALGIITYFITLIILKLNRYLTQKKAGKNI, encoded by the coding sequence ATGGACAATCAAAATAACAAGAGCAAAGAAAAAAGAAGCTTACTGGATCTATGGCAGGCATTATATAGTAAAATATTTAAAATAAATGATTCGCCGGAAAAAATCGCCCTTGGGCTGGGAATAGGGGTGTTTGCCGGGTTAACACCGACCATAGGCCCGTTAACTGCTATTTTTATTGCAGTTATCTTAAGGGCAAACCGCGCAAGCGCACTGTTAGGAGTACTGCTTACCAATACATGGTTAAGCCTTTTAACTTTTATTCTCTCCATAAAAGTCGGGGCGGCACTTCTCGGATTACAATGGGAAAATATTTATTATGACTGGGTCTATTTTCTAAAGACTTTCCATTTAGCAGATTTGTTTAAGATGTCCATTATAAAAATAGCCATACCTGTAGTAATAGGCTATCTTATAATGGCATTGGCCCTTGGCATTATAACCTATTTTATTACTCTCATAATACTAAAATTAAACCGTTATTTAACACAAAAAAAAGCGGGAAAAAATATATAA
- a CDS encoding radical SAM protein has protein sequence MFKHKNLDKKSLIDKACRHAYRLLGSCSICPRICKVNRCKDQKGFCKTGLSALVHSYLPHYGEEPPISGDRGSGTVFFSRCNLQCVYCQNYKFSQNESGKPVTPGDLAEFMLKLQTLGCHNINLVTPTHVMPQILMALNIAVDNGLNIPIIYNTSGYELPEMIELLDGIIDIYLTDMRYGDDSQASKYSNARNYTHYNRESLKEMFRQVGNVELDSAGIIKKGVIVRHLVLPDNISGTEEVMRFISKDVSSELFVSLMSQYTPCYKANEYVELSKGLSPEEYVYAEEIMHKYGLHNGWIQENSSSQEFLGTNIESIDNGQSK, from the coding sequence ATGTTTAAGCATAAAAACTTAGATAAGAAATCTTTAATAGACAAAGCTTGCCGGCATGCTTACCGGTTGTTAGGATCATGCTCAATTTGTCCGCGTATATGCAAAGTTAACAGATGCAAGGATCAGAAGGGCTTCTGTAAAACCGGATTATCGGCATTAGTCCATAGCTATCTGCCTCATTACGGCGAAGAGCCTCCCATATCAGGCGATAGAGGCTCAGGGACAGTATTTTTTTCCCGATGTAACTTACAATGTGTATATTGCCAAAATTATAAATTCAGCCAAAATGAAAGCGGTAAACCTGTTACGCCCGGGGATCTTGCCGAGTTTATGTTAAAATTACAGACACTTGGCTGCCACAACATAAATCTTGTGACCCCGACTCATGTAATGCCCCAAATCCTTATGGCCTTAAATATAGCGGTAGATAACGGCCTGAATATCCCTATAATCTATAATACCAGCGGATATGAGTTACCTGAGATGATAGAATTGCTCGACGGAATTATTGATATTTACTTAACCGATATGCGTTACGGAGATGATTCCCAAGCATCGAAATATTCCAACGCAAGAAATTATACTCATTATAACAGGGAATCGCTTAAGGAGATGTTCAGGCAAGTAGGAAACGTAGAATTAGATTCAGCAGGAATAATAAAAAAAGGGGTAATCGTAAGGCACCTTGTTCTTCCGGACAACATATCCGGCACCGAAGAAGTCATGCGTTTTATAAGTAAAGATGTGTCCTCTGAATTATTTGTAAGCCTCATGAGCCAATATACTCCTTGCTATAAAGCAAATGAATATGTAGAATTGTCAAAAGGCCTCAGCCCAGAAGAATATGTATACGCAGAAGAGATCATGCATAAATACGGATTACATAATGGCTGGATCCAGGAAAACTCAAGTAGCCAAGAATTCCTGGGAACAAACATAGAGTCAATTGATAATGGACAATCAAAATAA
- the aroB gene encoding 3-dehydroquinate synthase, with protein sequence MKIVGVKLNKHSYKVVIGKGAINYLSRLIKTLGIGTDAYIITNRRVKKLYGKTIAANLKRGGINFDFKLIPDSEESKSIKIASNIIAGLAKFGIKRKPFLIALGGGVIGDVSGFAASIYKRGIPYIQVPTTLLAQVDSSIGGKTAVDLTSGKNLVGAFYQPRLVLSDIKFLKSLTSRQVKSGLSEIIKYSIIKDKALFNYINSNASNIKRLDTGALEFMVSRCSKIKAEIVGQDEREEKGIRTILNFGHTIGHAIETASKFKKYNHGEAVAMGMIASSYISYKKGFISKGLFESIRSVIRKAGLPLKLKNVPSSRIIKAHYSDKKFSGKTNRFVLIKGIGKAVVVKNIGLALIKEAIKQIN encoded by the coding sequence ATGAAAATTGTAGGCGTAAAACTCAATAAGCACTCTTATAAAGTTGTAATCGGGAAAGGTGCCATTAATTATCTGTCACGGCTGATAAAAACACTTGGCATAGGAACAGACGCCTACATAATAACTAACAGGCGCGTAAAAAAGCTCTACGGAAAAACTATTGCGGCTAATTTAAAAAGGGGCGGGATTAATTTTGACTTTAAGCTTATTCCGGATTCAGAAGAAAGCAAATCCATAAAAATAGCTTCTAATATAATAGCTGGGCTTGCTAAATTCGGGATCAAACGAAAACCATTTTTAATAGCCTTGGGAGGCGGGGTAATAGGAGACGTCAGCGGTTTTGCCGCATCTATTTATAAACGGGGTATTCCCTATATTCAGGTCCCTACAACCCTGCTTGCGCAAGTAGATTCAAGTATCGGCGGTAAGACAGCTGTAGATTTAACATCGGGGAAGAATCTCGTAGGTGCATTTTACCAGCCCCGGCTTGTATTAAGCGACATAAAATTCCTTAAATCACTTACAAGCAGACAGGTCAAAAGCGGCTTATCTGAAATCATAAAATATTCTATCATAAAAGATAAGGCGCTTTTTAACTATATAAACAGCAATGCCTCTAATATAAAACGCCTTGATACCGGAGCGTTGGAATTCATGGTATCTCGTTGCAGTAAAATAAAAGCAGAGATTGTCGGACAGGACGAGAGAGAAGAAAAAGGCATACGCACTATCCTTAATTTTGGCCATACTATTGGGCATGCAATTGAAACGGCATCCAAATTCAAAAAATACAACCATGGAGAAGCCGTAGCAATGGGTATGATAGCTTCAAGTTATATAAGCTATAAAAAAGGCTTTATAAGTAAGGGGTTATTTGAATCCATCAGATCTGTAATAAGAAAAGCGGGTCTTCCTCTGAAACTTAAGAATGTACCTTCCAGCCGCATTATAAAAGCCCACTACAGCGACAAGAAATTCTCGGGTAAAACAAACCGGTTTGTTTTAATAAAGGGGATCGGTAAAGCTGTGGTAGTAAAAAATATCGGGTTAGCTTTGATAAAAGAAGCGATAAAACAAATAAACTGA
- a CDS encoding DUF502 domain-containing protein, which yields MLKRIKNYFFAGLLITLPLFLTIYIILALFHFIDNTTGKYISNYLNNTFGIYIPGLGILIFIAIVTFAGFLSKIFIGKLFIRAFGRIIKRFPLINQIYPAIKMITEFMFSSKKEKFKKTVLVEYPKKGTWMIGFITNDGMDEADNKIGPDLIGIYIPFSPNPTSGFYALIPRAEVVNTDISIKDAMQLIISGGIINPKHHKKETPPEDEKLQ from the coding sequence ATGCTAAAAAGGATAAAGAACTACTTCTTCGCAGGCCTTTTAATAACTCTTCCGCTATTTTTAACCATTTATATAATTCTGGCTTTATTCCATTTCATTGATAATACTACCGGTAAATATATAAGCAACTATTTAAATAATACCTTCGGAATATATATACCCGGATTGGGCATACTTATATTTATTGCAATCGTAACGTTCGCTGGCTTCTTAAGCAAAATATTTATAGGCAAGCTTTTTATCCGCGCTTTCGGAAGAATAATAAAAAGGTTCCCGCTAATCAACCAGATTTATCCTGCAATAAAAATGATCACTGAATTCATGTTCTCCTCCAAGAAGGAGAAGTTTAAGAAGACCGTTTTGGTCGAATACCCGAAAAAAGGCACATGGATGATTGGATTTATTACAAACGATGGCATGGATGAAGCGGATAATAAAATCGGCCCTGATTTAATAGGTATCTATATACCGTTTTCTCCTAACCCTACATCCGGGTTCTATGCATTAATCCCTAGAGCCGAAGTCGTGAACACGGACATATCTATAAAAGATGCTATGCAGCTTATTATTTCCGGAGGAATAATAAACCCTAAACATCATAAAAAAGAAACGCCCCCTGAAGATGAAAAGCTACAGTGA
- a CDS encoding DUF4416 family protein, with product MGKTAPANPVKMFTGILYKNVNDFDCLRKILISKFGKIDYASSALKFDYTDYYEEEMGDGLLRVFFSFKRLIKPNELAKIKILTNKIEHKFSTLGKRRVNVDPGYLTLAKVILASTKDFSHRIYLDKGIFAELTLQYINKTFMPLPWTYPDYRTTEYAQIFKDMRSILSGQSYV from the coding sequence ATGGGCAAGACTGCGCCAGCGAATCCGGTAAAAATGTTTACTGGTATTCTTTACAAAAATGTCAACGACTTTGACTGCCTTCGCAAAATATTAATTTCCAAATTCGGTAAAATCGATTATGCAAGCTCTGCCCTTAAATTTGATTATACGGATTACTACGAGGAAGAGATGGGTGATGGGCTTTTAAGAGTATTCTTTAGTTTTAAAAGGTTGATAAAACCGAACGAGCTGGCAAAAATAAAAATACTGACAAATAAAATTGAACATAAATTCTCTACCCTGGGTAAAAGAAGAGTTAATGTAGACCCTGGATATCTTACCCTGGCAAAAGTGATCCTGGCCTCAACTAAAGACTTCAGCCACCGGATATATCTGGATAAAGGCATTTTCGCAGAATTAACCCTGCAATATATCAATAAGACATTCATGCCATTGCCATGGACTTACCCTGATTACAGGACAACTGAATATGCTCAAATATTTAAAGACATGAGAAGTATTTTATCCGGCCAATCTTATGTTTAA
- a CDS encoding site-2 protease family protein gives MLLTFLISFAILIPAMTIHEFSHGWVAYKLGDPTAKYSGRLTLNPLAHIDPIGTILLPLMLFISTQGRFVFGAAKPVPINFMALRNPKRDIIWVGASGPLSNLLLAFLFSFILKLLPMPDILSIIISQFVLINVVLGIFNLIPIPPLDGSRIIMGLLPNQLSEKYAQIEPFGFIIIIALIWMGILNILVWPVVYLVLGLLGIGI, from the coding sequence ATGCTGTTAACTTTCCTGATTTCTTTTGCAATATTAATACCTGCGATGACTATCCATGAATTTTCTCATGGATGGGTTGCTTATAAGCTGGGAGACCCTACTGCAAAATATTCCGGCAGGCTTACGCTTAACCCTCTTGCCCACATAGATCCTATCGGCACGATCCTTCTGCCATTAATGCTTTTCATATCTACTCAGGGGAGGTTTGTATTTGGCGCAGCCAAACCTGTACCTATAAATTTTATGGCCCTGCGTAACCCTAAAAGAGATATTATTTGGGTAGGTGCAAGCGGGCCGTTATCAAACCTGCTATTGGCTTTTTTGTTTAGTTTTATACTTAAGCTGCTGCCAATGCCCGATATTTTAAGCATTATAATCAGCCAGTTCGTCCTGATTAATGTCGTCCTGGGAATATTCAATCTTATACCCATACCTCCTTTGGACGGTTCAAGGATAATAATGGGATTACTGCCCAACCAGCTATCGGAAAAATATGCGCAAATCGAGCCTTTCGGTTTTATAATTATAATTGCCCTTATTTGGATGGGTATACTAAATATACTGGTCTGGCCTGTTGTTTATCTTGTTCTCGGGCTTCTCGGAATAGGGATCTGA
- a CDS encoding TRL-like protein family yields the protein MKKGLIIMVVVIFSASLLAGCASVLPTGILYTEVKAPVATGVDVGSYSKVGTSKATSILGLVATGDASIKAAMANGRITKIKYVDYDAKNILGVYGEYTTTVYGD from the coding sequence ATGAAAAAAGGGTTGATAATTATGGTAGTAGTAATATTTTCAGCCTCATTGTTGGCTGGCTGCGCCAGCGTTTTACCCACTGGTATACTTTATACCGAGGTAAAAGCTCCTGTTGCTACAGGTGTTGACGTTGGTTCGTACAGCAAGGTCGGTACTTCCAAAGCTACATCAATATTAGGATTGGTAGCCACAGGTGATGCCAGTATCAAGGCGGCTATGGCAAATGGCAGGATCACCAAGATAAAATATGTTGATTACGACGCAAAGAATATCCTAGGTGTTTACGGAGAGTATACGACAACCGTATACGGGGATTAA
- a CDS encoding class I SAM-dependent methyltransferase — translation MVHGSWFMVHGSWAYNKDILIKNIETHTFNTDPHSPHSIILGLMPTDTAVLDVGCNSGYIGKWLIKNKNCVVDGIDIEECLLSKAKENGYRNTYRIDLSSNTFSLPGFKYDQILFVDILEHLPEPSRVLNKFIKENLKNKGKIIISIPNIARIEYRLRHLFGNFDYDNGIMHSQHLRFFTMKTAIRMIEQSGCKIIKIIPTGLGHRLNILTKLTAFQFIFICTHCY, via the coding sequence ATGGTTCATGGTTCATGGTTCATGGTTCATGGTTCATGGGCTTACAATAAGGATATTTTGATAAAAAACATTGAGACTCATACTTTTAACACCGATCCTCACAGCCCGCATAGCATCATTCTTGGGCTTATGCCCACAGATACAGCCGTACTTGATGTAGGGTGTAATTCCGGTTATATAGGTAAATGGCTTATCAAAAACAAAAACTGTGTCGTAGACGGAATAGATATAGAAGAATGTCTGCTTAGCAAAGCTAAAGAGAACGGCTACAGAAATACCTATAGAATAGACCTATCGAGCAATACTTTTTCATTACCTGGCTTCAAATACGATCAGATACTATTTGTGGATATACTAGAGCACTTACCCGAGCCCTCCAGGGTGCTGAATAAATTTATCAAAGAGAACCTTAAAAATAAAGGCAAAATAATAATTTCTATACCGAACATAGCCAGAATAGAATACAGATTAAGGCATTTATTCGGAAATTTTGACTACGATAATGGTATAATGCACAGCCAGCACCTTAGGTTCTTTACCATGAAAACCGCAATACGGATGATAGAGCAATCCGGATGTAAAATAATTAAAATTATCCCCACAGGCCTTGGCCACAGGCTAAATATCCTAACCAAGCTAACCGCCTTTCAATTTATCTTCATCTGCACCCACTGTTATTAA